The following coding sequences are from one Halorubrum sp. BOL3-1 window:
- the trpE gene encoding anthranilate synthase component I, with product MSDGTVSDGREASSPSSLDRSKAEFVALAADAEKPTVVRASTSLDADVTPIAAYATLVGEGPYGFLLESGEKVASSDPDGAFTSGGKADRHARYSFVGYDPEAIVSVHPDRTEVTELGPAAEFVGDADAGAERGGDLGPDAGDAVDRVRAAFPDVSLRGFPDTDRQILSGGFVGFLAYEAVYDLWLEEVGVERPETEFPDAEFALTTRTVVFDEKEGSVELVFTPVIGVDDDPAAVYDDLLAEADRVATALREAGSPDPDGVRVREESADPREEYEEAVRTAKRHVLDGDIYQGVVSRSRELRGEADSLGLYAALRDVNPSPYMYVLRHDDRTVVGASPETLVSVKGDRIVSNPIAGTCPRGTSPVEDRRLAGEMLADAKERAEHTMLVDLARNDVRRVSEPGSVRVEEFMNVLKYSHVQHIESTVTGTLAGDADAFDATRATFPAGTLTGAPKVRAMEIIDDLESTPREAYGGGVGYYSWTGDADFAIVIRTATLDESVEETVIGVRAGAGLVADSDPAAEYEETEQKMDGVLAAIDRIREDGASEGDATDSDAPDPLATGSEADR from the coding sequence ATGAGCGACGGTACGGTGTCCGACGGCCGTGAGGCGTCCTCCCCCTCCTCGCTCGACCGCTCGAAGGCCGAGTTCGTCGCCCTCGCCGCGGACGCCGAGAAGCCGACCGTGGTCCGGGCGTCGACGTCGCTCGACGCCGACGTCACCCCGATCGCGGCGTACGCGACCCTGGTCGGTGAGGGGCCGTACGGGTTCCTCTTAGAGTCCGGCGAGAAGGTCGCCTCCAGCGACCCCGACGGCGCGTTCACGTCGGGCGGGAAGGCCGACAGACACGCCCGCTACTCGTTCGTCGGCTACGATCCCGAGGCGATCGTCTCGGTCCACCCGGACCGCACCGAGGTGACCGAACTCGGCCCGGCCGCCGAGTTCGTCGGCGACGCGGACGCCGGGGCGGAGCGGGGCGGCGACCTCGGTCCCGACGCCGGCGACGCCGTCGACCGCGTCCGGGCCGCCTTCCCGGACGTGAGCCTGCGCGGGTTCCCCGACACCGACCGGCAGATCCTCTCGGGCGGATTCGTCGGGTTCCTGGCGTACGAGGCCGTCTACGACCTCTGGTTGGAGGAGGTCGGCGTCGAGCGCCCGGAGACAGAGTTCCCGGACGCCGAGTTCGCGCTCACGACCCGGACCGTCGTCTTCGACGAGAAGGAGGGCAGCGTCGAACTCGTGTTCACGCCGGTGATCGGCGTCGACGACGACCCCGCGGCGGTGTACGACGACCTGCTCGCAGAGGCGGATCGGGTCGCGACTGCCCTGCGCGAGGCGGGGTCGCCGGACCCGGACGGCGTCCGGGTGCGAGAGGAGAGCGCGGACCCCCGCGAGGAGTACGAGGAGGCAGTTCGAACCGCGAAGCGCCACGTCCTCGACGGGGACATCTACCAGGGCGTGGTCTCGCGGAGCCGCGAACTGCGCGGCGAGGCCGACTCGCTCGGACTGTACGCGGCGCTGCGCGACGTGAACCCCTCGCCGTACATGTACGTCCTGCGCCACGACGACCGGACCGTCGTCGGCGCCAGCCCGGAGACGCTCGTGTCGGTGAAAGGCGACCGGATCGTCTCGAACCCCATCGCGGGCACCTGTCCGCGCGGGACCAGCCCCGTCGAGGACCGGCGACTCGCGGGCGAGATGCTCGCGGACGCGAAGGAGCGCGCCGAGCACACGATGCTCGTCGACCTCGCGCGCAACGACGTCCGCCGCGTCTCCGAGCCGGGTTCAGTCCGCGTCGAGGAGTTCATGAACGTCCTGAAGTACAGCCACGTCCAGCACATCGAGTCGACCGTCACGGGGACGCTCGCCGGCGACGCCGACGCGTTCGACGCGACGCGCGCGACGTTCCCCGCGGGGACGCTCACCGGCGCGCCGAAGGTACGCGCGATGGAGATCATCGACGACCTCGAGTCGACGCCGCGGGAGGCGTACGGCGGGGGCGTCGGCTACTACTCGTGGACCGGCGACGCCGACTTCGCGATCGTGATCCGGACCGCGACGCTCGACGAGTCGGTCGAGGAGACCGTCATCGGCGTGCGGGCCGGTGCCGGTCTCGTCGCGGACTCCGACCCGGCCGCCGAGTACGAGGAGACCGA
- a CDS encoding phosphoribosylanthranilate isomerase, translating to MARVKICGITEAADLRAAVEAGADAVGVITEVPVDSPRQVDPAKAAELLADVPPFVTATLVAMPESAERAVELARTVAPDAVQLHGEWTAEELRYVRAETGRSVLLAVDADEPGRAEELDGAVDAFVVDSTDDSGAGGTGETHDWQATGELAARLTTPVVLAGGLTPDTVAEAVRVADPFAVDVASGVEIEDGRKDHNAVARFVANAGREMELA from the coding sequence ATGGCGCGCGTGAAGATCTGCGGGATCACCGAAGCGGCCGACCTCCGCGCCGCGGTTGAGGCGGGCGCCGACGCGGTGGGCGTGATCACCGAGGTGCCGGTCGACTCGCCGCGCCAGGTCGACCCGGCGAAGGCCGCCGAGCTGCTCGCGGACGTCCCGCCGTTCGTCACCGCGACGCTCGTGGCGATGCCCGAATCCGCTGAGCGCGCGGTCGAGCTGGCCCGGACGGTCGCCCCCGACGCGGTCCAGCTCCACGGCGAGTGGACCGCCGAGGAGCTGCGCTACGTCCGCGCGGAGACGGGGCGGAGCGTGCTGCTCGCGGTCGACGCCGACGAGCCGGGTCGCGCCGAGGAGCTCGACGGCGCGGTCGACGCGTTCGTCGTCGACTCCACGGACGACTCGGGCGCGGGCGGCACGGGCGAGACCCACGACTGGCAGGCGACCGGCGAGCTCGCCGCCCGGCTTACCACGCCCGTCGTGCTGGCCGGCGGACTCACGCCCGACACGGTCGCGGAGGCGGTGCGCGTCGCCGACCCCTTCGCGGTCGACGTCGCCTCGGGCGTCGAGATCGAGGACGGGCGGAAGGACCACAACGCGGTGGCTCGCTTCGTCGCCAACGCGGGCCGGGAGATGGAGCTGGCATGA
- the trpD gene encoding anthranilate phosphoribosyltransferase codes for MNINDAVERVTDGTDLTVEEAREAARLVFEEATEAQIGALLAALRAKGETEAEIAGFARGMRDAARTIEPDREPLVDTCGTGGDDYDTINVSTTAAIVAAGAGVPIAKHGNYSVSSSSGSADVLEVAGADVEAEPPAVEDAIEDDGIGFMLAPVFHPAMKAVIGPRKELGMRTIFNVLGPLTNPAGADAQVLGVYDPDLVPVIARSLAHMPVERALVVHGAGMDEIGIHDDTVAAEVDGDEVTEFTITPEDLGLGRAPIEAVAGGSPEENATDLRGIVDGSVTGPKRDLVLANAGAAVYVAGETDSLAAGVERAAEAIDSGAAAEKFAALCGDDPGSEARAEGEAAASAGGDAAEDGD; via the coding sequence ATAAATATCAACGACGCGGTCGAGCGCGTGACGGACGGGACGGACCTGACCGTCGAGGAGGCGCGCGAGGCCGCGCGGCTCGTCTTCGAGGAGGCGACGGAGGCCCAGATCGGGGCGTTGCTCGCCGCGCTCCGGGCGAAGGGCGAGACCGAGGCGGAGATCGCCGGGTTCGCGCGGGGGATGCGCGACGCCGCCCGGACGATCGAGCCGGACCGCGAGCCGCTCGTCGACACCTGCGGCACGGGCGGCGACGACTACGACACGATCAACGTCTCGACGACCGCCGCGATCGTCGCCGCTGGCGCCGGGGTGCCGATCGCCAAGCACGGCAACTACTCGGTCTCCTCCTCGTCGGGCAGCGCCGACGTGCTGGAGGTCGCGGGCGCCGACGTCGAGGCCGAACCCCCGGCCGTCGAGGACGCCATCGAGGACGACGGGATCGGCTTCATGCTCGCGCCGGTCTTCCACCCGGCGATGAAGGCGGTCATCGGCCCGCGCAAGGAGTTGGGAATGCGGACGATCTTCAACGTCCTCGGGCCGCTGACGAACCCCGCCGGCGCCGACGCGCAGGTACTGGGCGTGTACGACCCCGACCTCGTGCCGGTCATCGCGCGGTCGCTCGCGCACATGCCCGTCGAACGCGCGCTCGTCGTCCACGGCGCGGGAATGGACGAGATCGGGATCCACGACGACACCGTCGCCGCCGAGGTCGACGGCGACGAGGTCACTGAGTTCACGATCACGCCGGAGGACCTCGGTCTCGGCCGCGCCCCGATCGAAGCCGTCGCGGGGGGATCGCCCGAGGAGAACGCGACGGACCTTCGAGGGATCGTCGACGGCTCCGTCACCGGCCCGAAACGCGACCTGGTCTTGGCGAACGCGGGCGCCGCCGTCTACGTCGCCGGCGAGACCGATTCGCTCGCGGCGGGCGTCGAGCGCGCCGCGGAGGCGATCGACTCCGGCGCGGCGGCGGAGAAGTTCGCGGCGCTGTGCGGCGACGACCCCGGTTCGGAGGCGCGAGCGGAGGGAGAAGCGGCGGCGAGCGCCGGCGGCGACGCCGCGGAGGACGGCGACTGA
- a CDS encoding universal stress protein produces MNGSDGDGGSTRNGGTRNGGARGGSSDSTASGGSAAAGSLAVGDPVIGPAVKDASGVATAADVSLNGADRAGRPDRVSSVLVAVGPGPHSGATVDVARGIAAATDAWLELFHVVPSDAALADAESGDDDGTTADADTPGDADDADYATAGERLLDAAESRLSGFDRADRWLVEDRTAAGAVVEQSPYYDLVVVGAPTTGTVGRFVFGSTTDTVVGDAEVPVVVVEGDGSTALDAE; encoded by the coding sequence ATGAACGGGAGCGACGGCGACGGTGGAAGCACCCGAAACGGTGGAACCCGAAACGGCGGCGCCCGCGGCGGATCGAGCGACTCGACCGCGAGCGGCGGTTCTGCCGCCGCCGGTTCGCTCGCGGTCGGTGACCCCGTGATCGGACCCGCGGTGAAGGACGCGAGCGGGGTCGCCACCGCGGCCGACGTGTCGCTGAACGGCGCCGACCGCGCGGGGCGCCCCGACCGCGTCTCGTCGGTCCTCGTCGCCGTCGGTCCCGGCCCGCACTCGGGGGCGACCGTCGACGTCGCGAGGGGGATAGCGGCGGCGACGGACGCGTGGCTCGAACTGTTCCACGTCGTCCCCTCCGACGCGGCGCTCGCTGACGCCGAATCCGGCGACGACGACGGAACGACTGCCGACGCCGACACCCCCGGCGACGCGGACGACGCCGACTACGCCACGGCCGGTGAGCGGCTCCTCGACGCGGCCGAATCGCGGCTCAGCGGCTTCGACCGCGCCGACCGGTGGCTCGTCGAGGACCGGACCGCAGCGGGCGCCGTCGTCGAGCAGTCGCCCTACTACGACCTAGTCGTCGTCGGCGCCCCCACGACCGGTACGGTCGGCCGGTTCGTCTTCGGCTCCACGACCGACACGGTCGTCGGCGACGCCGAGGTTCCCGTCGTCGTCGTGGAGGGCGACGGGTCGACCGCGCTCGACGCGGAGTAG
- a CDS encoding tRNA pseudouridine(54/55) synthase Pus10, producing MDVLDVAARATDTGPVCDACLGRLVADRSFGLSNAERGSALRVSLALRDDEDHEPVDTADCWVCEGRCTEFEAWADRAAEAVEGVGFATYNVGTRPPPLIEENEALLRADVGLDEDAGEPFKSEFNREVGKRFGRRTDAEVSFDRPDVQFTIDLAEDAIDAKVNSTFVYGRYRKLERDIPQTEWPCRECKGSGRQGADPCDHCGGSGYLYDDSVEEYTAPVVEDVLDGTEATFHGAGREDVDALMLGTGRPFVIEIEEPRRRRVDTDRLQADINAFAEGAVEVEGLRLATYDMVERVKEHDAGKRYRAAVTFDADIDADALAAAVEELEGTTVEQYTPNRVDHRRASITRERDVYEATAELEDGDPSHATVEIRGEGGLYVKELISGDEGRTEPSLAGLLGVGAEVTALDVLAVEGEDEPFEREESFRE from the coding sequence ATGGACGTACTCGACGTCGCGGCGCGCGCGACCGACACCGGTCCGGTGTGTGACGCCTGTCTCGGCCGGCTCGTCGCCGACCGGAGCTTCGGGCTGTCGAACGCCGAGCGCGGCTCGGCGCTGCGGGTGTCGCTCGCGCTGCGCGACGACGAGGACCACGAGCCGGTCGACACCGCGGACTGCTGGGTGTGCGAGGGCCGCTGTACCGAGTTCGAGGCGTGGGCCGACCGCGCCGCAGAGGCGGTCGAAGGAGTCGGGTTCGCCACCTACAACGTCGGCACGCGGCCCCCGCCGCTGATCGAGGAGAACGAGGCCCTGTTGCGCGCGGACGTCGGTCTCGACGAGGACGCGGGCGAGCCGTTCAAATCGGAGTTCAACCGCGAGGTCGGCAAGCGCTTCGGTCGGCGCACCGACGCCGAGGTCTCCTTCGACCGCCCGGACGTCCAGTTCACGATCGACCTGGCCGAGGACGCGATCGACGCGAAGGTGAACTCGACGTTCGTCTACGGCCGCTACCGCAAGCTGGAGCGCGACATCCCCCAGACGGAGTGGCCCTGCCGGGAGTGTAAGGGGTCGGGGCGACAGGGCGCGGACCCCTGCGACCACTGCGGCGGCTCCGGTTACCTCTACGACGACAGCGTCGAGGAGTACACCGCGCCGGTCGTCGAGGACGTCCTCGACGGGACGGAGGCGACGTTCCACGGCGCGGGTCGGGAAGACGTCGACGCGCTCATGCTCGGCACCGGGCGGCCGTTCGTGATCGAGATCGAGGAGCCGCGTCGACGCCGGGTCGACACCGACCGACTCCAGGCCGACATCAACGCGTTCGCGGAGGGCGCGGTCGAGGTCGAGGGACTCCGGCTCGCGACCTACGACATGGTCGAGCGCGTGAAGGAACACGACGCGGGCAAGCGCTACCGGGCCGCGGTGACCTTCGACGCCGACATCGACGCCGACGCACTCGCCGCGGCGGTCGAGGAGCTGGAGGGGACGACCGTCGAGCAGTACACCCCCAACCGGGTCGACCACCGGCGCGCGAGCATCACCCGCGAGCGCGACGTGTACGAGGCGACCGCCGAACTGGAAGACGGCGACCCCAGCCACGCGACCGTCGAGATCCGCGGCGAGGGCGGTCTCTACGTCAAGGAGCTGATATCCGGCGACGAGGGGCGGACGGAACCGAGCCTCGCCGGGCTGCTCGGGGTCGGCGCCGAGGTGACCGCGCTCGACGTCCTCGCGGTGGAGGGGGAAGACGAACCCTTCGAGCGCGAGGAGTCCTTCCGGGAGTGA
- the nth gene encoding endonuclease III: MGTSLDPREEQVVEVVDRLYEEYPDSTISLNYSNRTELLIAVILSAQCTDERVNKVCADLFETYETPEEYANAPQEELAEAINSITYYNNKAEYIRSACADIADEHGGEVPDTMSELTDLMGVGRKTANVVLQHGHDVVEGIVVDTHVQRITRRLGITEEERPEAIEQDLLDIVPERDWQQFTHLMIDHGRATCTAINPDCADCALADVCPSEKGDGDVDLASGEAW, from the coding sequence ATGGGAACGTCACTCGACCCGCGAGAGGAGCAGGTCGTCGAGGTCGTAGACCGGCTCTACGAGGAGTACCCCGACTCGACCATCTCGCTCAACTACTCGAACCGGACGGAGCTACTGATCGCGGTTATTCTCTCGGCGCAGTGTACCGACGAGCGGGTGAACAAGGTGTGTGCGGATTTGTTCGAGACGTACGAAACCCCCGAAGAGTACGCGAACGCACCCCAAGAGGAGCTCGCGGAGGCGATCAACTCGATCACCTACTACAACAACAAAGCGGAGTATATCCGCTCGGCGTGCGCGGACATCGCGGACGAGCACGGCGGCGAGGTGCCGGACACGATGTCGGAGCTAACCGATCTTATGGGCGTCGGTCGCAAGACGGCGAACGTCGTGCTCCAGCACGGCCACGACGTCGTCGAGGGGATCGTCGTCGACACCCACGTGCAGCGGATCACGCGGCGGCTCGGAATTACGGAGGAGGAGCGACCGGAGGCGATAGAACAGGACCTCCTCGATATCGTCCCCGAGCGCGACTGGCAGCAGTTCACGCATCTCATGATCGACCACGGTCGGGCGACGTGTACCGCGATCAACCCCGACTGCGCGGACTGCGCGCTCGCGGACGTCTGCCCCTCGGAGAAGGGCGACGGCGACGTGGACTTGGCGAGCGGCGAGGCGTGGTAG
- a CDS encoding glutamate--cysteine ligase, with protein MELGSREAFSRMGTLGIEEEFYIVDAEGRPTSGTDDLAYGRDPPAAVPEGFDHELFECTIEAQTELIEDPANAADALARVREALVEHAAADGYGIAAAGLHPVAKWRELDHVQKPRYQAQLDRIQYPQHRNTTAGLHVHVGVDDADKAVWIANRLRWHCPILLALSANSPFWNGFDTGLASARAKVFENLPNTGIPSAFDDFDAFQRYERRMVETDSIADRGELWFDVRPHTGHGTVEVRAPDAQRDPEVTLALAEYVHALAVDYAERYEDSESPAALRRELLDENKWRAVRRGRDAAFVDRDGEGTTALEAVVDAECDRLGVSGIREVYESESGAARQRRIREESGVDALCDDLLVKA; from the coding sequence ATGGAACTGGGCTCGCGAGAGGCGTTCTCCCGGATGGGAACGCTCGGCATCGAGGAGGAGTTCTACATCGTCGACGCCGAGGGCCGCCCGACCTCCGGGACCGACGACCTCGCCTACGGTCGCGACCCGCCCGCGGCCGTCCCGGAGGGGTTCGACCACGAGCTGTTCGAGTGTACCATCGAAGCGCAGACGGAGCTGATCGAAGACCCAGCGAACGCGGCCGACGCGCTCGCGAGGGTCCGTGAGGCGCTCGTCGAGCACGCCGCGGCCGACGGATACGGTATCGCGGCCGCCGGCCTCCACCCGGTCGCGAAGTGGCGCGAACTCGACCACGTTCAAAAGCCGCGGTATCAGGCGCAACTCGACCGCATCCAGTACCCCCAGCATCGGAACACGACCGCGGGCCTTCACGTCCACGTCGGCGTCGACGACGCGGACAAGGCCGTGTGGATCGCGAACCGACTGCGGTGGCACTGTCCGATTCTCCTCGCACTGTCCGCGAACTCCCCGTTCTGGAACGGGTTCGACACCGGACTAGCCTCGGCCCGCGCGAAGGTGTTCGAGAACCTCCCGAACACCGGCATTCCCTCCGCGTTCGACGACTTCGACGCCTTCCAACGATACGAGCGCCGGATGGTCGAGACCGACTCCATCGCGGACCGCGGCGAGCTGTGGTTCGACGTGCGCCCCCACACCGGCCACGGCACCGTGGAGGTCCGGGCGCCCGACGCGCAGCGCGACCCCGAGGTGACGCTCGCCCTCGCGGAGTACGTCCACGCCCTCGCCGTCGACTACGCCGAGCGCTACGAGGACAGCGAGTCTCCGGCCGCGCTCCGCCGCGAACTCCTCGACGAGAACAAGTGGCGCGCGGTCCGGCGCGGCCGCGACGCCGCGTTCGTCGACCGCGACGGCGAGGGGACGACCGCGCTGGAAGCGGTCGTCGACGCCGAGTGCGACCGGCTCGGTGTCTCCGGGATCCGCGAGGTGTACGAGTCGGAGAGCGGCGCCGCGCGCCAGCGTCGGATCCGCGAGGAGTCCGGCGTCGACGCGCTGTGCGACGACCTCCTGGTGAAGGCCTGA
- a CDS encoding winged helix-turn-helix domain-containing protein: MTTDDSPAGPGDDAEESPTERTREELRKTRERLGEGADKAVKGFDDNVVDLLAWVLDTETRARIYVYLRDNPHSTSDEVADGTGLYPSTVREALAELHDEDTVERGKRKAEGAGNNPYEYEAIAPSDLVRGVVGDVQAELNAVFNLDRRLGGESPDGDAEPVQISVDGDGGDGETGENGDDVDGSGQDDGGGDGNERGGADDDPEN; the protein is encoded by the coding sequence ATGACCACGGACGATTCGCCTGCCGGTCCGGGAGACGACGCGGAGGAGTCACCGACGGAACGGACCCGCGAGGAGCTTCGGAAGACCAGAGAGCGGCTCGGCGAGGGCGCCGACAAGGCGGTGAAGGGGTTCGACGACAACGTCGTCGACCTCCTCGCTTGGGTCCTCGACACCGAGACCCGCGCGCGCATCTACGTCTACCTCCGAGACAACCCCCACAGCACGAGCGACGAGGTCGCGGACGGCACGGGACTCTACCCCAGTACAGTCCGCGAGGCGCTTGCGGAACTCCACGACGAGGACACCGTCGAGCGGGGCAAGCGGAAGGCCGAGGGCGCGGGCAACAACCCCTACGAGTACGAGGCCATCGCGCCGAGCGACTTGGTCCGGGGCGTCGTCGGCGACGTCCAGGCGGAGCTGAACGCCGTTTTCAACCTCGACCGTCGGCTCGGCGGCGAGTCGCCCGACGGCGACGCCGAACCGGTCCAGATATCCGTCGACGGCGACGGCGGAGACGGCGAGACCGGTGAGAACGGAGACGACGTGGACGGGAGCGGCCAGGACGACGGCGGCGGAGACGGAAACGAGCGCGGCGGCGCGGACGACGACCCCGAGAACTGA
- a CDS encoding phosphopantetheine adenylyltransferase, with product MNVALGGTFDPVHDGHRKLFERAFELGDVTVGLTADDLAPDTRHVERYVRPYGERKRDLEAELAPRAEARGREYEIRELTEPTGIAVEPEFDALVVSPETRGGGERINEIRAERGRDPLELVVVDHVTAEDGERISSTRIVAGEIDEHGDLTPEREGRGATRPE from the coding sequence ATGAACGTCGCGCTGGGGGGTACGTTCGACCCCGTTCACGACGGCCACCGCAAGCTGTTCGAACGGGCGTTCGAGCTGGGCGACGTCACCGTCGGACTCACCGCCGACGACCTGGCGCCGGACACCCGACACGTCGAGCGATACGTCCGCCCGTACGGGGAGCGGAAGCGCGACCTCGAGGCCGAACTGGCCCCGCGGGCCGAGGCTCGCGGGCGCGAGTACGAGATCCGGGAGCTGACCGAGCCGACCGGTATCGCGGTCGAGCCGGAGTTCGACGCGCTCGTCGTCTCGCCCGAGACCCGCGGCGGCGGCGAGCGCATCAACGAGATCCGCGCCGAGCGCGGCCGCGACCCCCTCGAACTGGTGGTCGTCGACCACGTCACGGCCGAGGACGGCGAGCGCATCTCTTCGACGCGGATCGTCGCGGGCGAGATCGACGAACACGGCGACCTCACCCCCGAGCGCGAGGGTCGAGGCGCGACCCGGCCGGAATGA
- a CDS encoding FAD-dependent oxidoreductase: MSDPFVVVGADAAGLSAASKFRREAPDRDVIAYEKGRWISYAYCGMPYFIAGYVDRMSDLLSLSPGEVDEREIDLRRGHEVVAVDPDAKRVTVETTEGDRFDRAYGDLLVATGARATTGPFDVRGVDGAFTLHNMDAAAAIDAYVAEPDAYDPERADVSAVDRERADRNAAMPAPETVAVVGGGYVGVEVAEALTERGLDVHVFQRSGHLLPPFGETVGGRVEDALEAEGVAVHTDSPVEALVGDDRIEAVDVDGDRISFDMAVVGVGIRPNTELLDGTGVELGSGGAIRVDDRGRTSLPDVYAAGDCATARHAVTGDPDWIPLGLTANRAGRAIGATVAGDPTPVGHIAGTAAVKAFDAEAARVGLLDHEAAAEAGFDPVSETVTAGSRSGYYPGAAETDVTLVADRDTGRLLGGSIVGTDRAAVRIDTLATAVEADMTVAEVERLDLAYAPPFSPVWDPVLVAAKVLNGTLDD, from the coding sequence ATGAGTGATCCGTTCGTGGTCGTCGGCGCCGACGCGGCGGGGTTGAGCGCGGCCAGCAAGTTCCGCCGCGAGGCGCCCGACCGCGATGTCATCGCCTACGAGAAGGGCCGGTGGATATCCTACGCCTACTGCGGGATGCCCTACTTCATCGCCGGCTACGTCGACCGCATGTCGGACCTCCTGTCGCTGTCGCCGGGCGAGGTCGACGAGCGGGAGATCGACCTCCGGCGGGGACACGAGGTCGTCGCCGTCGACCCCGACGCGAAGCGCGTCACGGTCGAGACGACCGAGGGAGACCGGTTCGACCGGGCGTACGGCGACCTGCTCGTCGCCACCGGAGCGCGCGCGACCACCGGTCCCTTCGACGTGCGCGGCGTCGACGGCGCGTTCACGCTTCACAACATGGACGCGGCGGCCGCCATCGACGCTTACGTGGCCGAGCCGGACGCGTACGACCCGGAACGCGCCGACGTGAGCGCGGTCGACCGCGAGCGCGCCGACCGCAACGCGGCGATGCCGGCACCGGAGACCGTCGCGGTCGTCGGCGGCGGGTACGTCGGCGTCGAGGTGGCCGAGGCGCTCACGGAGCGCGGTCTCGACGTCCACGTGTTCCAGCGGTCCGGCCACCTCCTCCCGCCGTTCGGTGAGACGGTCGGCGGTCGCGTCGAGGACGCGCTCGAAGCCGAGGGCGTCGCGGTTCACACCGACTCCCCGGTCGAGGCGCTCGTCGGTGACGACCGGATCGAGGCGGTCGACGTCGACGGCGACAGGATCTCGTTCGACATGGCGGTCGTCGGCGTTGGCATCCGACCGAACACGGAACTCCTCGACGGTACCGGGGTCGAACTCGGGTCGGGCGGCGCGATCCGCGTCGACGACCGCGGCCGGACGAGCCTCCCGGACGTGTACGCCGCCGGCGACTGCGCGACTGCGCGCCACGCCGTGACGGGCGACCCCGACTGGATCCCGCTCGGACTCACCGCGAACCGCGCCGGGCGAGCGATCGGAGCGACCGTGGCGGGCGACCCGACGCCCGTAGGCCATATCGCGGGCACCGCGGCGGTGAAGGCGTTCGACGCCGAGGCCGCCCGCGTCGGGCTTCTCGACCACGAGGCGGCGGCGGAGGCCGGGTTCGACCCGGTCAGCGAGACGGTGACCGCCGGATCGCGCTCCGGCTACTACCCGGGCGCCGCCGAGACCGACGTGACGCTCGTCGCGGACCGCGACACGGGGCGGCTCCTCGGGGGGAGCATCGTCGGCACCGACCGCGCCGCGGTCCGGATCGACACCCTCGCGACCGCGGTCGAGGCGGACATGACCGTCGCCGAGGTCGAGCGGTTGGACCTCGCCTACGCCCCGCCGTTCAGCCCGGTGTGGGACCCGGTACTCGTCGCCGCGAAGGTGTTGAACGGAACGCTCGACGACTGA
- a CDS encoding RNA-binding protein, translating into MPKVPFHYVDLRAFSYATEDVKRVEQALYALLPEDVELDRVKNVGHHGDRIVVLSARVETADEMRHVLDRLSELDDLDRVLDELDERVDDNCALFLRLDKQAAFRGDVRLGPGLTVRTKVEAYPAKKEKAVANARETLSRLAEDD; encoded by the coding sequence ATGCCGAAAGTCCCCTTCCACTACGTCGACCTCCGCGCGTTCTCGTACGCAACGGAGGACGTGAAACGCGTCGAGCAGGCGCTGTACGCCCTCCTCCCCGAGGATGTCGAACTCGACCGCGTCAAGAACGTGGGCCATCACGGGGACCGGATCGTCGTGCTCTCGGCGCGGGTCGAGACCGCAGACGAGATGCGACACGTGCTCGACCGGCTCTCCGAGCTGGACGACCTCGACCGCGTCCTCGACGAGCTCGATGAGCGGGTCGACGACAACTGCGCGCTCTTCCTCCGCCTCGACAAGCAGGCCGCGTTCCGCGGGGACGTCCGGCTCGGTCCCGGACTCACCGTCCGCACGAAGGTCGAGGCGTATCCTGCGAAAAAGGAGAAGGCAGTCGCGAACGCCCGCGAGACGCTCTCGCGGCTGGCCGAGGACGACTGA
- a CDS encoding DUF1918 domain-containing protein encodes MSFEKEDEVVLHDKHSEYDGDTGTITQVMETMFGDATYTVSFEDGQETGVPEDALDAVESEE; translated from the coding sequence ATGAGCTTCGAGAAGGAAGACGAAGTCGTGCTCCACGACAAACACAGCGAGTACGACGGCGATACGGGCACGATCACGCAGGTAATGGAGACGATGTTCGGCGACGCGACGTACACGGTCAGCTTCGAGGACGGCCAAGAGACGGGTGTCCCCGAGGACGCGCTCGACGCCGTCGAGAGCGAGGAGTAA
- a CDS encoding methytransferase partner Trm112, translating to MKESLMDVICCPLDKEPLELDVDEADDEEVLAGTLTCTECGETYPIEDGIPNLLPPDMREEAAA from the coding sequence ATGAAGGAATCCCTGATGGACGTGATCTGCTGTCCGCTCGACAAGGAGCCCCTCGAACTCGACGTCGACGAGGCGGACGACGAGGAGGTTCTCGCCGGGACGCTCACGTGTACGGAGTGCGGCGAGACCTACCCGATCGAGGACGGGATCCCGAACCTCCTGCCGCCGGACATGCGCGAAGAGGCGGCGGCGTAG